A DNA window from Anastrepha obliqua isolate idAnaObli1 chromosome 5, idAnaObli1_1.0, whole genome shotgun sequence contains the following coding sequences:
- the LOC129247293 gene encoding odorant receptor 45a-like: protein MYEYLRIQHFSFLVIGINLWASRNRRILCAPYRYGCWTLATAIITLLMGSYIYTSEQDKAIKVLTVFLQGVLSVVKSLMFVARGKRFLALIGNLELLAEGANDEEREEWAHENDWQQRIVRIYYVCCAATGTLYCIVPAFILLYSSCFAEHAVLILPFDASFPFDTQRPFFYTISYIWCVSFIVYAIHAITAMDSLFCWFIFNISAHFRIVQHKLKAAATALTEEDYGSFQQNTSAALVYHRRIIELTVEFGDLYAFIVFIEISVSYLKLCFSAYNLINLADISSFPVIVVGLITITFQLCIYCFSGEKIKTVSEQVSDYIYLTFPWDNMLSPMKRLLLLPIMRAQRPTNLTGYLFIVDHSLLVWIFKTTGSIIGFLSATKGEKTIGVN, encoded by the exons ATGTACGAGTACCTGCGTATACAACATTTTAGTTTTCTCGTAATTGGCATTAATTTGTGGGCATCTCGAAATCGGCGCATATTGTGTGCACCCTACAGATACGGCTGCTGGACTCTGGCGACTGCAATCATCACCCTCCTCATGGGCTCCTACATCTACACCAGCGAACAGGATAAGGCAATTAAAGTGTTGACCGTCTTTCTCCAAGGAGTGCTCTCCGTAGTCAAGAGTCTCATGTTTGTGGCGAGAGGTAAACGCTTCTTAGCGCTCATCGGGAACTTAGAGTTGCTGGCGGAGGGAG CGAATGATGAGGAGCGAGAAGAATGGGCACATGAAAATGATTGGCAACAACGCATTGTTCGGATATACTACGTTTGCTGCGCGGCTACTGGCACCCTGTATTGTATAGTGCCTGCATTTATACTATTATACAGCAGCTGCTTTGCAGAGCATGCAGTGCTCATATTACCTTTTGATGCATC GTTTCCCTTCGACACTCAGCGACCCTTCTTTTACACCATCTCTTACATCTGGTGCGTCTCATTCATAGTGTATGCCATACACGCCATTACCGCCATGGACTCGTTATTTTGTTGGTTCATCTTCAATATTTCCGCACATTTCCGCATTGTACAGCATAAACTGAAAGCTGCTGCCACAGCACTCACCGAGGAGGACTACGGAAGCTTTCAACAAAATACCTCAGCAGCTTTAGTCTATCATCGGCGCATTATCGAATTGACAGTGGAATTTGGCGACCTCTATGCATTCATCGTTTTTATAGAAATCTCTGTCAGTTATCTGAAACTATGTTTTAGCGCTTACAATCTGATTAATCTGGCTGATATATCCAGCTTTCCGGTAATCGTTGTGGGTCTTATCACAATCACTTTTCAACTATGCATTTACTGCTTTAGcggcgaaaaaataaaaacagtg agCGAGCAGGTATCGGATTATATCTATTTGACCTTCCCTTGGGACAACATGCTTTCGCCTATGAAGCGTTTGCTACTTTTGCCAATAATGCGCGCACAACGGCCCACTAACTTAACGGGATACCTCTTCATTGTCGATCACAGCCTTTTAGTGTGG ATATTTAAAACTACTGGCTCGATTATCGGTTTCCTGTCTGCTACGAAGGGTGAAAAAACAATTGGCGTgaactaa
- the LOC129247297 gene encoding odorant receptor 45a-like, producing the protein MRITTLEDITSVAGAFERAGINIELSHRKGTFTHPGRYVATFLNMILWSMALITYSIKNFNDVDKLVPTLLYEMQFLLTISKSLVFLARRKQFLRLNEALEKLAWRGNQSERELWNHQNRRVHPITRAYDISCRLTIGSSALLPLLKLLYYYIWYNEVVLTLPMPGTFPYDISVPFFYILSSFSSALVGFYCWNSATAVDGLFGWFLYNISAHLQIMRLKLEHLLQLQADGPQFQVDFAAFITYHKQIISLTLELDAVYAPIIFLEVISSGIPICLLAYQLTYLSDPSSLIFICALLSAIVLQLLLYCMGGEKIQSECEELCKNIYLLIPWYNLPPKHCRLYLMSLMRSQRVLALRGYFFTANHSLLVWVFRTAGSFTAMLNTLKDKQK; encoded by the exons ATGAGGATAACTACTTTGGAGGATATAACTTCCGTTGCCGGAG CCTTTGAACGGGCTGGCATTAATATCGAATTATCTCATCGGAAAGGTACCTTTACTCATCCCGGACGTTATGTCGCCACGTTCTTGAACATGATTCTCTGGTCTATGGCACTAATTACGTACTCAATAAAAAACTTCAATGATGTCGATAAATTAGTTCCGACGTTGCTATATGAAATGCAATTCTTGCTTACGATATCCAAAAGTTTAGTCTTTCTAGCGCGTCGAAAGCAATTTTTGCGCCTAAATGAGGCTTTAGAGAAGCTGGCTTGGAGAG GCAACCAAAGTGAACGGGAACTATGGAATCATCAGAATCGCCGCGTACACCCTATAACGAGAGCTTATGATATCTCCTGTCGGCTGACTATCGGCTCTTCCGCACTTCTGCCATTACTGAAGTTACTCTATTATTACATCTGGTACAATGAAGTTGTTTTAACTCTACCTATGCCGGGCAC ATTTCCTTACGATATCAGCGTACCCTTCTTCTACATATTATCAAGTTTTTCCTCCGCATTAGTCGGATTTTATTGCTGGAATAGTGCCACCGCCGTGGATGGCTTATTCGGTTGGTTTCTCTACAACATTTCGGCTCATTTGCAAATTATGCGTCTTAAGTTGGAACATCTTTTACAACTACAAGCAGATGGCCCACAATTTCAAGTGGATTTCGCCGCTTTCATCACCTACCATAAGCAAATAATTTCACTAACACTGGAGCTCGATGCTGTTTATGCGCCAATCATTTTCTTAGAAGTCATATCCTCTGGTATACCTATTTGCTTACTCGCCTATCAGTTGACCTATCTATCTGATCCAAGCAGTCTGATCTTTATTTGTGCACTGCTGTCGGCTATTGTATTACAGTTATTGCTTTATTGTATGGGCGGTGAGAAGATCCAAAGTGAG TGTGAAGAgctatgtaaaaatatttacctactGATTCCATGGTACAACTTACCGCCAAAGCATTGTCGCCTATATCTCATGTCGCTCATGCGTTCGCAACGAGTTCTGGCTCTAAGGGGCTACTTCTTTACAGCAAATCATAGTCTACTTGTATGG GTTTTCAGAACAGCTGGCTCATTTACTGCAATGTTAAATACATTGAAGGATAAGCAGAAGTAG
- the LOC129249124 gene encoding uncharacterized protein LOC129249124, translating into MRFALLVFVAVVSAAAGHRFGNLPTSAGYALPASVTSAIAASRLGSEESSAAGDNFVSIKETPATKTTTTTASTTAIELAGVTEGAAAGESNGGTTTQSALPTNPVPAAAAVAVSSATTPHAKPLKEEETASEMLTELPISSPPTALLPPDSDVDTTQRRVVTYDQRQEGQYNIRADLENFMIVFIPPSPSEGLNFLDLLAKSAMRRNSLRSKSKRKHFTNPAVPNKYRHPLKSSDSLPGSLHYVARRPAANSLDASRGYLTAPSYAQTPFDAFIGSHSSPASIATLGASSNRLTDFIEGRTASRFDIGANDDPDRPVDVLPPPYPLAYQHLIKPYHLEAEPTVIQALPPPELNAAPAHISGNYLDSYNQLLAPGLSAGANAPTGDVATISTTTTTATAIPTDSGAGYYRLSRAIRGDNYLDSNRVSSPNSIHHTNADLQPVYRAEHSLGATYLYPPIDTPRIYFNPESNAKGFEAPHDAIERSQLVDDGDDNARIGELYVPPRELKDDIEWEHFFDTIVKEANDSLCMPGQRRDSYGRCRQVEGY; encoded by the coding sequence TTCGTGGCCGTTGTTAGTGCGGCAGCGGGCCACAGGTTTGGCAATTTGCCAACATCGGCAGGCTATGCGTTGCCTGCTAGCGTAACAAGTGCTATTGCTGCATCGCGCTTGGGTAGTGAAGAGTCATCGGCTGCTGGCGATAACTTTGTTTCCATAAAAGAAACTCCAGCAACAAAAACTACGACAACCACAGCTTCAACAACGGCAATTGAATTGGCTGGAGTAACTGAAGGTGCAGCTGCAGGCGAAAGTAATGGCGGCACCACTACACAATCCGCGCTACCAACGAACCCTGTGCCCGCTGCTGCAGCTGTAGCTGTTTCTAGTGCTACAACACCGCATGCCAAACCTTTAAAGGAGGAAGAAACTGCAAGCGAAATGCTCACTGAGTTACCCATATCATCACCACCAACTGCGCTTTTGCCACCAGATAGTGATGTGGACACAACACAGCGTCGTGTCGTTACCTACGATCAGCGACAGGAGGGTCAGTATAATATACGCGCCGATTTGGAGAATTTCATGATTGTCTTCATACCACCCTCGCCATCAGAGGGTCTCAACTTTCTCGATTTGCTTGCGAAGTCGGCAATGAGACGCAATTCGTTGCGTTCCAAATCGAAACGTAAACATTTCACAAACCCCGCTGTCCCAAACAAATATCGCCATCCATTAAAGTCATCAGACTCGTTGCCAGGAAGCTTGCATTATGTGGCGCGTCGGCCTGCAGCAAACAGTTTGGATGCATCGCGTGGTTATCTGACAGCACCTTCCTATGCGCAAACGCCCTTTGACGCTTTCATTGGCTCGCATTCCTCACCGGCGTCTATTGCCACATTGGGCGCATCTTCAAATCGCCTAACGGACTTCATTGAGGGCCGCACAGCATCACGTTTTGACATTGGCGCAAACGACGATCCCGATCGTCCGGTGGATGTGCTGCCACCGCCATATCCGCTCGCCTATCAGCATCTCATCAAACCATATCATTTAGAAGCTGAGCCCACTGTCATACAAGCGCTGCCACCGCCGGAGCTGAACGCCGCACCGGCGCACATTTCCGGTAACTACCTCGATAGCTACAATCAATTGTTGGCACCAGGTCTTTCGGCCGGTGCTAATGCACCAACAGGCGATGTGGCTACGATTTCTACCACTACAACCACTGCAACGGCTATACCCACTGACAGTGGGGCCGGCTATTATCGCCTTTCGCGAGCCATACGTGGTGATAATTATCTTGACTCGAATCGCGTCAGTTCGCCGAATAGCATACATCACACCAACGCCGATTTACAGCCTGTTTACCGTGCCGAGCACTCATTAGGTGCTACGTACCTATATCCGCCGATTGATACGCCACGCATCTATTTCAATCCCGAGTCGAATGCTAAAGGTTTCGAAGCACCCCATGATGCTATAGAACGTTCGCAGTTGGTGGACGATGGCGATGATAATGCACGGATCGGTGAGTTGTATGTGCCGCCACGCGAACTGAAGGATGACATTGAATGGGAGCACTTCTTTGATACTATCGTCAAGGAAGCAAACGATTCACTGTGCATGCCCGGCCAACGACGTGATAGCTACGGTAGATGTCGCCAAGTTGAGGGCTACTAA
- the LOC129247298 gene encoding odorant receptor 45a-like has translation MRITTLKDITAVAGAFERAGINIELSHRKGIFTHPGRYVTALTSVIIWFMALIAYTIKNFNDVDKLLTPLILDMQFLLTIFKSLVFLARRKKCLRLNEALERLAWRGNQSEREVWNHQNRRLHPITRAYDISCQLNIGYTALLPLLKLLYYYIWYNEVVLTLPMPGTFPYDISVPFFYILSSFSSALVGFYCWNSATAVDGLFGWFLYNISAHLQIMRLKLEHLLQLQADGPQFQVDFAAFITYHKQIISLTLELDAVYAPIIFFEAISSGIPICVLAYQLTYLSDPSSILFICTLIAAFIVQLMIYCTGGEKIQSECEELCKNIYLLVPWYNIPPKHCRLYLMPLMRSQRVLALRGYFFTANHSLLVWTFRAAGSFTAMLAALKDKQK, from the exons ATGAGGATAACTACGTTGAAGGACATAACAGCCGTTGCCGGTG CCTTTGAACGGGCAGGCATCAATATCGAATTATCTCATCGGAAAGGTATTTTTACTCATCCCGGACGTTATGTCACTGCGCTGACCAGCGTGATAATCTGGTTCATGGCACTAATTGCGTACACAATAAAAAACTTCAATGATGTCGATAAATTGCTTACGCCACTGATATTAGATATGCAATTTTTGCTTACGATATTCAAAAGTTTAGTCTTTCTAGCGcggcgaaaaaaatgtttgcgccTCAATGAGGCTTTAGAGAGGCTGGCTTGGAGAG GCAACCAAAGTGAACGGGAAGTATGGAATCATCAGAATCGCCGCTTACACCCTATAACGAGAGCTTATGATATCTCCTGTCAGCTGAACATCGGCTATACCGCACTTCTGCCATTACTGAAGTTACTCTATTATTACATCTGGTACAATGAAGTTGTTTTAACTCTACCTATGCCGGGCAC ATTTCCTTACGATATCAGCGTACCCTTCTTCTACATATTATCAAGTTTTTCCTCCGCATTAGTCGGATTTTATTGCTGGAATAGTGCCACCGCCGTGGATGGCTTATTCGGTTGGTTTCTCTACAACATTTCGGCTCATTTGCAAATTATGCGTCTTAAGTTGGAACATCTTTTACAACTACAAGCAGATGGCCCACAATTTCAAGTGGATTTCGCCGCTTTCATCACCTACCATAAGCAAATAATTTCACTAACACTGGAGCTCGATGCTGTTTATGCGCCAATCATTTTCTTTGAAGCCATCTCCTCTGGTATACCTATTTGTGTACTCGCCTATCAGTTGACCTATCTATCTGATCCAAGCAGTATCCTCTTTATTTGTACGCTGATTGCGGCATTTATAGTACAGTTAATGATTTATTGCACGGGCGGTGAGAAGATCCAAAGTGAG TGTGAAGAGCTATGTAAAAATATCTACCTACTGGTCCCATGGTACAACATACCGCCAAAGCATTGTCGCCTATATCTCATGCCGCTGATGCGTTCGCAACGAGTTCTGGCTCTAAGAGGCTACTTCTTTACAGCAAATCATAGTCTACTTGTATGG ACTTTCAGAGCAGCTGGCTCATTTACTGCTATGTTAGCTGCCTTGAAGGATAAGCAGAAGTAA